One genomic region from Anolis sagrei isolate rAnoSag1 chromosome 7, rAnoSag1.mat, whole genome shotgun sequence encodes:
- the THYN1 gene encoding thymocyte nuclear protein 1, with the protein MPLRGKKRGRGALPATKEPDSKIAKSEPPKKRAAPNPAKGKTKLLASEKGDELEGSKKTYGHWLMKSEPESRFEKGVDVKFGIEDLKAQPNQTACWDGVRNYQARNFLKDMKVGQEAFFYHSNCKEPGIAGIVKIVQEAYPDHTQFDKKDPHYDASSTKEKPKWFMVDVQFVRMTKRFIPLAELKVHHQAHKTSGGPLKAMSLFTRQRLSVQPLTDEEFEFVLSLEDQKP; encoded by the exons ATGCCTTTGCGCGGCAAGAAAAGAGGCAGAGGGGCATTACCAG CTACAAAGGAACCTGATTCTAAAATAGCCAAATCTGAGCCTCCGAAGAAGAGAGCAGCTCCCAACCCGGCAAAAGGCAAGACCAAACTCCTGGCATCAGAAAAGGGCGATGAGctggaaggaagcaagaaaaccTATGGCCACTGGCTCATGAAATCTGAGCCTGAGAGCAGGTTTGAAAAAGGGGTGGATGTGAAA TTTGGCATTGAAGACCTAAAAGCTCAACCCAACCAGACAGCATGCTGGGATGGAGTCAGGAATTATCAG GCACGGAATTTCCTGAAGGATATGAAAGTCGGCCAGGAAGCCTTTTTCTACCACAGTAACTGTAAAGAGCCTGGGATCGCTGGCATCGTCAAA ATAGTGCAGGAGGCCTATCCAGATCACACCCAGTTTGATAAAAAAGACCCTCACTATGATGCGTCCAGCACCAAAGAGAAGCCCAAATGGTTTATG GTTGATGTCCAGTTTGTGCGCATGACCAAGAGGTTTATCCCTTTGGCTGAACTGAAAGTCCATCACCAAGCACACAAAACCTCCGGAGGACCCTTGAAAGCAATGTCTCTTTTCACAAGACAGAGGCTCTCTGTCCAGCCCCTGACAGACG agGAATTTGAGTTTGTTCTGAGCCTTGAAGACCAAAAGCCGTAA